In Kitasatospora gansuensis, a genomic segment contains:
- a CDS encoding aminoglycoside phosphotransferase family protein, translated as MSAGQMHPDMHPIDDGLVRRLVAGQFPQWAGLAVERWPSGGTVNAMYRLGEELVVRLPLVRGGAGDVSMEQAWLPRLGAQLPTGIPEVLGVGVPAERYPWPWSVYRWLTGEHPEAGALSQPVLLAEDLAAFVAAMRSITLPGAPKAHRGGPLASLDAETRAAIDELRGIPEEDVDCDAVAAVWEEALSAPGWGGPPVWLHADLMPGNLLVDGGRLASVIDFGCAGVGDPACDLFPAWNLLPPDACEVFREALGVDDATWIRGRGRTLSQAVIALPYYRTTNPAMARNARHVIRAVLDEG; from the coding sequence ATGAGTGCAGGGCAGATGCATCCCGATATGCACCCCATCGACGACGGCCTGGTGCGGCGGTTGGTCGCGGGGCAGTTCCCGCAGTGGGCGGGGCTTGCCGTGGAGCGGTGGCCGTCCGGCGGCACGGTCAACGCCATGTACCGGCTGGGCGAGGAGCTGGTGGTCAGGCTGCCGTTGGTGCGGGGCGGGGCCGGGGACGTGTCGATGGAGCAGGCGTGGCTGCCCCGGCTCGGGGCCCAACTGCCCACCGGTATCCCCGAGGTGCTCGGGGTCGGGGTGCCGGCCGAGCGGTATCCGTGGCCGTGGTCGGTGTACCGATGGCTGACGGGGGAGCACCCCGAAGCGGGTGCGCTGAGCCAACCCGTGCTACTGGCCGAGGACTTGGCCGCATTCGTGGCGGCGATGCGGAGCATCACGCTGCCGGGCGCGCCGAAGGCGCACCGGGGCGGGCCGCTCGCCTCGCTCGATGCGGAGACCCGGGCGGCGATCGACGAGTTGCGGGGGATTCCGGAGGAGGACGTCGACTGCGATGCCGTGGCCGCCGTGTGGGAGGAGGCGCTGTCGGCTCCTGGCTGGGGCGGGCCGCCGGTCTGGCTGCACGCCGATCTGATGCCGGGCAACCTGCTGGTCGACGGTGGCAGGCTGGCCTCGGTGATCGACTTCGGGTGCGCGGGAGTGGGGGACCCGGCCTGCGACCTCTTCCCGGCGTGGAACCTGCTGCCGCCCGATGCGTGCGAGGTCTTCCGCGAGGCCCTCGGCGTGGACGACGCGACCTGGATCCGTGGTCGGGGCCGGACCCTCTCACAGGCGGTGATCGCGTTGCCGTACTACCGGACGACGAACCCCGCGATGGCGCGCAACGCCCGGCACGTGATCCGGGCGGTGCTGGACGAAGGCTGA
- a CDS encoding spherulation-specific family 4 protein — MRTYTKGLLALAFSSVLTLTSGASGAAADSRGLEIAVPAYVWPGDPMLTGLQTASPAASVVVLNPGNGDTPFNAAWQAQADTLRGGTTATGAKTKVLGYVHTDNAARPLAGVKASVDNYLRTVDGKLHVDGIFFDVVSRDCGPGNSSRDYYLALRQYVQSTVDALDPAVQELVVDNPGTAIADCYLEPGHRTADTFVTYEGNYANYIGAGWLGGNVFNLTAGYYSGATFDPSGTAFWHLVYGVPGAPQMRTTLDTAFTRGAGYAYATDDILANPWDAAPSWGFAAQTSYAATIG, encoded by the coding sequence ATGCGTACGTACACCAAAGGTCTGCTGGCCCTGGCGTTCAGCTCGGTGCTCACCCTGACGTCCGGGGCCTCGGGCGCCGCAGCCGACAGCAGGGGGCTGGAGATCGCCGTTCCGGCCTATGTGTGGCCCGGGGACCCGATGCTCACGGGGCTTCAGACGGCCTCGCCCGCAGCATCCGTGGTGGTGCTCAACCCGGGGAACGGGGACACCCCGTTCAACGCCGCCTGGCAGGCACAGGCCGACACCCTGCGCGGCGGGACCACCGCCACCGGGGCGAAGACCAAGGTGCTCGGCTACGTCCACACCGACAACGCCGCCCGTCCGCTCGCCGGCGTGAAGGCGTCCGTCGACAACTACCTGAGGACCGTCGACGGCAAGCTGCACGTCGACGGCATCTTCTTCGACGTGGTCAGCCGCGACTGCGGCCCCGGGAACAGCTCCCGCGACTACTACCTGGCGCTGCGTCAGTACGTGCAGAGCACCGTAGACGCCCTCGACCCGGCCGTCCAGGAACTGGTGGTCGACAACCCGGGCACCGCGATCGCCGACTGCTACCTGGAGCCCGGCCACCGTACCGCCGACACCTTCGTGACCTACGAGGGCAACTACGCCAACTACATCGGCGCGGGCTGGCTCGGCGGCAACGTCTTCAACCTCACCGCCGGCTACTACTCGGGCGCCACCTTCGACCCCAGCGGCACCGCGTTCTGGCACCTCGTCTACGGCGTGCCCGGCGCACCCCAGATGCGGACCACGCTCGACACCGCCTTCACCCGCGGCGCGGGCTACGCCTACGCCACCGACGACATCCTCGCCAACCCGTGGGAC